CGAGCTGCGGCACGCGCATGTTCTACAGTATCAAAGATAGCCGTTGTAGCAAGCAAGTTTTTGAAAATGGCTTCTAGTCTCTTATCAAACGACACCAACTCATCTGCCATTCCCAGAAATCCTGGACTTGCTGCGATAGCATCTTGATTCTGACTAGAAATGGTACGAGCCTTGATAGTCGTCAGTGGAAGAAAGGTTGCACGACCAGCTCTGTTACGTTTTAGGAAATCAATCGCCTTGGTTGCCGCGTTTTCATCTTCTACGATGATATGCTGACTGCTAGCTCCAAGCGCAATCTCTAGGGCAGTTTGATAATGCACATCAAAGGTCAAATGTTCACTGACTGCACCAATGATCCCACCAAGACGGGCTTTTTCTTGAAGAACACTCTTAACACCCGCATAAAAATTACTATGATTTCTTAGGATGTTTTCTAAACTCTGGGCTCTAGCCTGCTTGTTTTTGAGACTGTCTAGACGATCAAAGAGTTGGCTCTGCTGGGCTTGGTAAGAAACTTTCTGCTCCTCTTGTTCCTTGGAACTAGCTTGGTAGTCTGCCAATAATTTCTGAACCTGCTTCTTTGCAGTTTCAAGCTCAGCCTGTTGTTGACTGGCCTTCTCTTTAGCTGTAGCCAGTTGTTCTTTCAACTTCTCAAGTTGGTCTGCTTGTTTTTGAGATAGTTGACGGCTGTTTTCCAACTCATTCTCGATGCGGGTCAGTTGGTTTGAGACATCCGCTTCTTCTTGTAAAAGAGCGACAAAGCGTTCGCGCAAGAGCTCAATCATCTGGTCAGGATCATCTGAAAAAGCTAGCAATTCTGCTTCTAAGTGATTGAGTTCCTTGTTATTTTCAGCTAGACTTTCCTCTAACTGTTCCAAATTCCCTTCTTTTTCAGCCTTTTCCTTACTTAGAGCCTTCCTCTTATCTTCCAAAGCAGTCAAACGGGTTTGTGCTTCTTGTTGATTAAGGGCAACTTGCTCGGATTCCAGTTTGGATAGGGCTAGTTTTCGCTCTAAGTCACTGATCAAACTAGTCAAATCCATCAAACTTCCTTGATCCTTGGCCATTTGAGCTTGGAGATCCTGGCGTTTCTTTTTAAGACTTTGATTTTCCTCTTCTAACTCTTCACGCTTTTGGTAATAACTGGTCAAGAGTTCCTGAACCTGCGTTAACTCTTCTTCTGTTAGCTCTAGTTCAGTTTTGTTTTCCTTGATTTGGGCAACCAGTACATCCAAATAAATCGTCTTGCGTTGACCATCCAAGTCAAGAAACTTGCGCGCATTCTCGGCTTGTTTTGCAAGGGGCTTGATTTGATTGTCCAACTCGTAGATAATGTCCTCTAAGCGGTCGAGATTGTCCTGAGTTTGTTGCAGTTTGCTTTCTGTTTCTTTTCGACGAGTCTTGTATTTTAAAACTCCAGCAGCTTCTTCAAAAATAGCGCGGCGTTCTTCGGGCTTGGAGTTAAAAATTTCCTCAACCTTCCCTTGGGAAATGATGGAGAAGGAATCCCGACCCAAACCGGTATCCAAGAAGAGGTCGTGCACATCACGCAAGCGCACTTTTTTGCCATCAATCCGAAACTCGCTATCACCACTACGATAGATATGGCGTTCTACCTTAATGACTTGCCCTGCATCCTTGATGAAGCCATCTTCATTGTCTAAGGTCACGATAACAGAGGCATAATTGAGTGGCTTACGACTTTCGGTCCCAGCAAAGATAACGTCGGGCATCTTACCACCACGAAGACTCTTGACACTAGACTCTCCCAAGGCCCATCGCAGACTTTCTGTGATATTTGACTTCCCAGAACCATTGGGCCCAACAACAGCTGTCACACCTTGATCAAAGACGACCTTGGTCTTGTCAGCAAAGGACTTGAATCCCTGAATCTCAATCTCCTTTAAATACATGAATCCAGCCCTTTCTCAACTGCATTTTTGGCGGCCTCTTGCTCTGCTAATTTTTTAGAACGGCCTTGACCTTTTCCGATACTCTTGCCCTCAACAAGAACTTCTACATCAAAAACCTTATCATGGGCAGGCCCCGTCTCAGAGGTCACCTGGTAGCGAATATCCACATCGCCATTAACCTGGAGCAACTCTTGCAGGTGCGTCTTGTAATCCTTAATCATTTCAAAGTCACCTGCTTCAACCTTGGGAATCATGACTTGATAGATGAACTCTTTTACCCTAGCAACATCCTTGTCTAAAAGCAATGCTCCCAGAAAGGCTTCAAAGGCATCGCCAAGAATGGTGTCACGATTGCGCCCACCAGACTTTTCTTCCCCTTTTCCTAGCTTGATAAACTGATCAAACTGGCAATCACGCGCAAAACCAGCCAAACTCTCCTCACGGACAATCATAGCACGGAGTTTGGACAAATCTCCCTCTGGTTTCTTAGGATATTTTTTATACAGATATTCTGAAATCAATAATTGCAGAACAGCGTCTCCTAAAAATTCCAAGCGCTCATTGTGTGAAATTTTTAAGAGGCGGTGCTCATTGGCATAACTCGTATGAGTAAAGGCAGTCTCCAGTAAGTTTTTGTCTGCGAATTCGATTGCAAAACGCTTCTTAAGTACAGTTTGTAATTCTTTCATACCAACCTCTTTCTAACTGATAACAGTCTCTTTTATTATATCAAAAAAAGCCCCCTGAGTCACTTTAAAACGAGACTAGAGGGAATTTGAGCATTTTTTAGAACAAACTTTTCAATTTTAGGGGCAAACTTTGGACGAGATAAAGAAAAAGCCTTAATTAAGGCTTTCTTAGACTTTTTACATCCACCCTGAGGGAATCGAACCCCCATCTCAAGAACCGGAATCTTACGTGATATCCATTACACTAAGGGTGGAAACTTGT
This genomic stretch from Streptococcus sp. 1643 harbors:
- the smc gene encoding chromosome segregation protein SMC; its protein translation is MYLKEIEIQGFKSFADKTKVVFDQGVTAVVGPNGSGKSNITESLRWALGESSVKSLRGGKMPDVIFAGTESRKPLNYASVIVTLDNEDGFIKDAGQVIKVERHIYRSGDSEFRIDGKKVRLRDVHDLFLDTGLGRDSFSIISQGKVEEIFNSKPEERRAIFEEAAGVLKYKTRRKETESKLQQTQDNLDRLEDIIYELDNQIKPLAKQAENARKFLDLDGQRKTIYLDVLVAQIKENKTELELTEEELTQVQELLTSYYQKREELEEENQSLKKKRQDLQAQMAKDQGSLMDLTSLISDLERKLALSKLESEQVALNQQEAQTRLTALEDKRKALSKEKAEKEGNLEQLEESLAENNKELNHLEAELLAFSDDPDQMIELLRERFVALLQEEADVSNQLTRIENELENSRQLSQKQADQLEKLKEQLATAKEKASQQQAELETAKKQVQKLLADYQASSKEQEEQKVSYQAQQSQLFDRLDSLKNKQARAQSLENILRNHSNFYAGVKSVLQEKARLGGIIGAVSEHLTFDVHYQTALEIALGASSQHIIVEDENAATKAIDFLKRNRAGRATFLPLTTIKARTISSQNQDAIAASPGFLGMADELVSFDKRLEAIFKNLLATTAIFDTVEHARAAARQVRYQVRMVTLDGTELRTGGSYAGGANRQNNSIFIKPELEQLQKEIAKEEADLRSEEASLKTLQDEMAVLAERLEAIKSQGEQARIQEQGLYLAYQQTNQQVEELETLWKLQEEELNRLTEGDWQADKEKCQERLATIAREKQNLEAEIEEIKSNKNAIQERYQNLQEQISRARLLKSELQGQKRYEVTDIERLGKELDNLDIEQEEIQRLLQEKVDNLEKVDTDLLSQQVEETKTQKTNLQQGLIRKQFELDDIEGQLDDIASHLDQARQQNEEWIRKQTRAEAKKEKISERLRYLQAQLTDQYQISYTEALEKVHELENLNLAEQEVKDLEKAIRSLGPVNLDAIDQYEEVHNRLDFLNSQRDDILSAKNLLLETITEMNDEVKERFKSTFEAIRESFKVTFRQMFGGGQADLILTEGDLLTAGVEISVQPPGKKIQSLNLMSGGEKALSALALLFSIIRVKTIPFVILDEVEAALDEANVKRFGDYLNRFDKDSQFIVVTHRKGTMAAADSIYGVTMQESGVSKIVSVKLKDLEETVN
- the rnc gene encoding ribonuclease III, with the translated sequence MKELQTVLKKRFAIEFADKNLLETAFTHTSYANEHRLLKISHNERLEFLGDAVLQLLISEYLYKKYPKKPEGDLSKLRAMIVREESLAGFARDCQFDQFIKLGKGEEKSGGRNRDTILGDAFEAFLGALLLDKDVARVKEFIYQVMIPKVEAGDFEMIKDYKTHLQELLQVNGDVDIRYQVTSETGPAHDKVFDVEVLVEGKSIGKGQGRSKKLAEQEAAKNAVEKGLDSCI